One window of the Colletotrichum lupini chromosome 9, complete sequence genome contains the following:
- a CDS encoding acetylcholinesterase, producing MHFNDMSPSVAALAMLFSGLLPSVLASTCSNATQSAPHARTSQGLVKGYHDASCNSVFLGIPFAATTAGENRWRTPQDVPKSNTTVIATSYGPTCPQAISGTLYSQQDENCLNLNIWAPSTGENLPVFVYMYGGAMVTGSSSNHQLQGSNFARNGVIYVNFNTRESIFASPHSSELSETSPEESQNFSILDVEKALDWVRDNIHAFGGNPDHIVFGGHSSGAVQVDHYLWNHPDSWLKGAVQMSANAMSGPGYAPVNQGLDAVAAEAGCPKAGDNQVECLRSVDSYAFQTADFNSTFNTCAKQDTWVYRFFGAYDNVVGVPGTAPTHGTEVPFFHGGNECFDSLTGVTEAQQALADSIHGWFVDWIKNPAAGPGWAKGSPQSGPLVKLGVPGDELSAIQGLTGDFNARCKSVYAPAFPKYPVIQSPL from the exons ATGCACTTCAACGACATGTCGCCATCAGTTGCGGCCCTTGCCATGTTGTTCTCTGGCTTGTTGCCCTCGGTCCTGGCAAGCACTTGCAGCAACGCAACTCAATCTGCGCCTCACGCCCGCACATCCCAAGGTCTGGTCAAGGGGTACCATGACGCAAGTTGCAACTCGGTATTCCTAGGCATCCCCTTTGCTGCCACAACAGCTGGCGAAAACCGATGGAGGACGCCGCAAGATGTGCCAAAGTCCAACACGACGGTCATCGCAACTTCCTATGGTCCTACTTGCCCTCAAGCGATTTCTGGCACTCTCTACAGCCAGCAAGATGAGAATTGCCTGAACCTCAACATCTGGGCACCCTCGACAGGCGAGAACTTGCCTGTGTTCGTATACATGTACGGAGGCGCAATGGTCACTGGTTCCAGCAGCAATCATCAACTTCAAGGGTCCAACTTTGCCCGCAACGGTGTGATATACGTCAACTTCAATACCCGCGAGAGTATCTTTGCCTCGCCGCACTCGTCGGAGCTCAGCGAGACGTCTCCCGAGGAATCACAAAACTTCAGTATTTTGGACGTCGAAAAGGCACTTGACTGGGTCCGTGACAACATCCATGCGTTCGGAGGCAATCCCGATCACATTGTGTTCGGCGGTCACTCGTCCGGAGCAGTTCAAGTCGATCACTACCTCTGGAACCACCCAGATTCGTGGCTCAAGGGAGCAGTGCAGATGAGTGCGAATGCCATGTCTGGACCAGGATACGCGCCAGTCAACCAAGGACTCGACGCCGTAGCGGCTGAGGCTGGCTGTCCGAAGGCAGGGGATAACCAAGTCGAGTGCCTGCGCAGTGTCGACTCGTACGCTTTCCAGACAGCTGACTTCAACTCGACTTTCAACACGTG TGCCAAGCAAGACACCTGGGTCTATAGATTCTTCGGAGCTTACGACAACGTGGTTGGGGTTCCGGGCACGGCACCCACACACGGAACCGAGGTGCCCTTCTTCCATGGAGGCAACGAGTGCTTCGATTCACTTACGGGCGTAACTGAGGCCCAGCAGGCGTTGGCTGATTCCATCCATGGTTGGTTCGTGGACTGGATCAAGAACCCGGCTGCCGGGCCTGGATGGGCCAAGGGGTCACCTCAGTCCGGGCCTTTGGTCAAGCTCGGAGTCCCTGGAGACGAGTTGTCTGCCATTCAGGGGTTGACCGGCGATTTCAATGCTCGCTGCAAGTCG GTCTACGCACCTGCATTTCCCAAGTACCCGGTCATTCAGTCTCCTCTCTGA